Within Hirundo rustica isolate bHirRus1 chromosome 12, bHirRus1.pri.v3, whole genome shotgun sequence, the genomic segment ATTAGACACGGCGATCTCAGTTCTGACTTGATTATGCCTGTTTCCATCTGCATGCAGAGCAGGAACCAGGCTCTGCTGGTGCAGGCAGCCCTGCCCTTGATGGCACTTTGTGTGCACTGGAAACCCCACAGCCTCTTCCCATTTGTTTCTCTACAGCGCTTAGAAGAAGAAATGGGGTTTGCAAGCTGTCCACCTGGACGGATGCCAGCCTGGATGCATTAAATAGGTGTTTCAACATGAAACCTCTGCTGAAGTCTGAGGTGGAAGCAGCAAATTCCAAAGCTAATTGCGAGGTAGTAACGACTGGTCAGAGTTTAGTTCAATCTGCTCCAATTAGAGCGCCATGAAACAAAATGGGATCTTGGGTGAGGCAAATGTGGGACTAATGAGAGTAGAGTCTTTGCCATGGCTGTAAATGCTGAGCACTGAAATACCTGGTCAGATTGTTCCTTGCTAATAAAGTAAGATCAAAATCAATAACTACACAGCTGAGTCCTGTAGCACCActtatttctttctaatatgAGTGAGATGTATTTAATCCAGGAAAGGACACTCCCTCTGGCACAGGTTTGCTTCTGTTCTTGCAACACCACTGACAGACCTCTCTGTCATATCCCCGGGGAGAAAATGTGGTTATTGAGTAACAATTCCAGCTatggaaaagctgctgtagTTTCTGAAAACTGCAATAAAAtgaatgtaaatatttcctGCTAAAGTCAGCCAAAAGCTTAAAGTAAATTGAAATTCCAGTTATTCAATTTGAAACTCTCCAAATTTAATTAATGGGAAGAACATGAGGTAATATTAAATTAGATTTGTCTGACTGGCAAATTAATGTtcacataataaaaaaaaattgagatgaTTATTGTTTAAGTGGGTAGCTGGCATCCAGTCGGATTTTCCTCCTTTGGAAGACATGTGGTGTGCCCCTACCAAAAATGACTCTGTGGAAATGATGGTTCAATTTCTACCCTTACTGACCAGCCTGGGAAATGGGGAGTTAATGCAAAACCTCACCTGCTGTGCTGCACCTTCTCAGGTGGAAAAGGATACATTTCTATATTTCAGCACTGTCCAAGGgctgtgatttttctctgtggttCCCAGGTCACCCTGAATTTGGCCCTATATGCATTGCAAGCACCTTCCCAAAGATGTGCCCTGCCTAACATATGGACTATCTAAAAAAGTTCATGCTGAGAATGTTTTGTAtccagatttattttaatatgtagCCATTTCAATTTGATTTTAATGTTGTAAACTtccaagtaattaaaaaataaaaaaagaactttaGGCTTGGAAAATATCATAATTTTGTAAACCCATTTAAACTGAAGTTATCCAGCATTGGCTGGATTCTGCTGCATCAGTTGGATTCTACTCTATCAGTGACTAATGAGAGTGTTCCTTAATTAATTTTGAGGACCTTGACCTTTGTAAATTCTCTTCTGTAAAGCAATATGCCTAATTATGTACTGCACAGTTAAACAAACTAATTATATCGACtaatgaacaagaaaaaaatctgcatgaCCCTATTTTCAGGATTCATGTTCTCTGATATAATCACTTCAAGGATTACACTTCTGCTTTGCTCTAATGTGGCTCAGTCTTTCCTGGATGATGGAGTGGAAAATATGTGGCATGatttttaaatgccattttGATGGAGTTCTGAAACATgaacttttaatgaaaatactgcATGCCAAAGAAATGCTTGAAAATATTATTGATGTTTAATTATTGATTATTGATGTTGGGCATCAGGAAGAATTATTGGGGatcaggaagatttttttcactgaaaaggtgattaagcattggaatgggctgcccagggaggtggtggattcaccatccttggaggtgttcaagaTAAAGCTGGATGTGTCACTCAGTGCCCTGGTCTAGTTCATAAGGTGATgattggtcaaaggttggactccaTGGTCTTgggggtcttttccagccttactGATTGTtgtgattctatggttctgtgtGGCAGTGTTCTCAaaacagaaccacagaaaaCTGAGACCATCACAGCATTTGGTATCTCTTCCTGGCCAACTGAATTAGCAATGCAGATTTATAATGGCATTTATATAtctaaatgcaataaaaataatttctaattaaaagaaacactCTAGGGTCCTCTTTAATTAGCATCCTCAGTAGCTGTTTTGCTGTGTGCTTGCAGACCTCTTAATCATTTGCATGAGACCTGAATTGCTCGCAGCACCAAATCAGTTGTGGCTGAGGGGGGTGATGTTGTTTTCTGTGCAGGTCTggctgcccagcagcacagctgggtgcCCATGGAAGGGGAGGCCAACCCTTGATAAATCCACTTTGGTGGTTGGCACAATCCAAGCCAAAACAGCCTTCCTCAAACTGGGAgttgccatttttaaaaaatagaccCATTGTCTCCCCCAGCAAGGCTGCTGTGTCTGGAGAGAACCCACCAGCATTCCATGAGGGAATAGTTTTGGTTCACTCTGAATCAAACTCCTGGTGCTAGTTTTGCCACCCAAGAGATTTGCAGTGCAAAAGGAAGAGGGTTCTCTGACTGAAAGAGTGTTTCTGGGGTCTGGCTACCCAAATGTGGAAGCCAGAACTCAGAGACACCCTTAGGAACGTTTGCATCCAGTTTATTGCATTGAAAGCCACCGGTGAACCAATTGCCTCTGAATATCCATAATCAATGAGCTGAGGAGAAATGGGTCTCAAACCTTCCTTTGTTTATCTGAACTGTTTTCCAGGATTTGGCCTTGCTCTCAACCTTCAGCCGTCAGTGATAATCATAGGGAAATACTTCTTGAAGAGAAGACCCATTGCCAATGGCCTTGCTATGGCAGGGAGCCCCGTGATGCTTTGCACCCTGGCACTTCTCAACCAATTCCTTTTTGACAATTTTGGCTGGAGGGGCAGCTTTTTAATTCTTGGGGCAATTTTATTAAACTGCTGTGTGGCAGGAGCTCTCTTCAGACCCATCGGGGCACGCACAGCGCTGGTGACAGCTCCGGTGActgaggaagggaaggatgcTGTGAAAAGAAACATCACTGAAGATGGCCCCGTGGAGAACAAAccagaagaggaaggaggaaaggactGCTTTGAAAAAATCAATCAGTACCTTGATTTTTCCCTCTTCAAACACAGAGGGTTCTTGATTTACCTGATCGGGAACGTGCTCATGTTCCTGGGGTTCTTTGCCCCCATCGTTTTCCTGGCACCCTACGCCAAGCACACCGGCATAGATGATTATTCAGCCGCTTTCCTGCTGTCCATCCTTGCTATCGTGGATATGTTTGCTCGCCCCCTCACCGGCATCATTGCCAACAGCCGGTGGGTGAGGCCGAGGATCCAGTACTTCTTCAGCTTCGCCATCGCCTTCAACGGCGCCTGCCACCTCCTGTGCCCGCTGGCCTCCAGCTACACTGGGCTCATCGTGTACTCCAGCTTCTTTGGCCTGGCCTTTGGCATGGTGTGTGCCATGCTCTTCGAGACGCTGATGGACCTGGTGGGGGCTGCCCGGTTCACGAGCGCCGTCGGCCTCGTCACCATCGCTGAGTGCTGCACGATTCTGCTGGGACCTCCTATTGGCGGTGAGtgtcttctcctcctctgctgccactTGGCTTGGCACTTGGATTTAAGCTTTTGCAGGCAGAGTTTGTGGGAAATTATTCtaaatgtgttttctctgcCTTGCAATCACCGTTTTCCCACTAGTAAGTGGACAGGAAAGGATGTCCTTGATGTCTCCTCCAGcatttcctctttcctcctttctgtgtAGTCCTCCAGTTAAAGTGAGTCTTGGAGAGTCATCTTTTAATCATGGATCCCTTCAAACACTTGAACTGAACTTGCAGAGTGGGACTTCCTACAACACCAAGAGCCTTGCACTTCAGACAGCTCCTCCTGGAGATTCCTCCTTTTGCAGAAGGCTGGAGTCCACCACAATTTAAGTAAAACACAGCAGTTTTTTGAAAGCCTCTTGTTGACTCAAGCCTTGCTGTTTGCCTCTAAGGCTCTGAGTATGCCACTTAGGAATTTCAGTCATCTTAGTGCAGCTGAAAGATTGAAGTctgttctaaaaataatttttataaagaTTTATTTTGGATGGCACAGTTTGAAATATCAAAAGGCAGAGCCCACAAAGATCCATGTGGACAATACTGAGTCTCTGGAGGAATTCCAGTCATCTAAAGATGAGTAAGGGCAGTGATCTCCTATGATTTAAGAGCCTTAATATTCCCTCTATAGCATGTGCTTCTTTTGCAGTTTGAGTCCTCTTCCTGGACTCAAAACTGAGATCTGGCTAATGCTTCATATGACAcatcctgcagagctgtttaATTCTTCATATTACTGGGTAGCTCATACAGTGTGACAGAAGCAGCTGTATCCTTTTGCTGTCCTAGAGattcattatttaattaatgacaaacaaaagaaagtacGATTTTAAATTGACCGTTTTCTGAATGATATAATTTTCTGTGTGGGAGATTAAGTTAATGACTACAGACTGCTAATGAGGCTAAAAGAGTTCTGTGTAATAATCAGTAATATTAGTTTTGTAGGGTTTTCCCCACCATTTTAATAAGCAGCAAATTTATTGGTTCTTTGGCATTTTAATAACCTACTGCAGGGTTCTGCTTTAATGAACTAAGTAAATTGTTCTCAGTGTGTTTTATGACTTTATCTTATTCTCAAAGGGAAAGAGGCAAGACTATCTTACTGTTGAATTTTCCAATACTCTACTCATTAAAACTCTCATTGAAACCTATTTAGGAGACCTCTAGGTCATCCTGatgagcagaaaaggaaaaattgttgCAATTAGCATTTAGTTGATGTTTCACTAGTAGCATGAAAAACACAGTGCATTGAAAATGGTGTACCAAGTCAGTTAGAGATGATTCAGGAAAAACCACCGACCAAAACcagttaaaaattattatttttctgatcAGAAAATCTATTTGGTGACCACAAAACCGCTTGCTAGTGCAATGCAGTGGGATAATTAATCATCAGCTTTTCAACGTCAAGGGTCAATTGGGAAGTAATTAAAGGTCCCTCTTTTTGAGGAGGAGAACATATTCCAAAACGTCAGAGAGCTAATGGATGATGAGCCAGTTTCAGGGAAGACTGTGTCTGTACTGTGAAGGCCAGGTTAGGAGCAGGTCTTAATTTAATTAAGATCTGGGATGTTGAGGATGGTCTATGTTGCCCAGTAAATGGGGATTAATGTTCAGGATCATAATCCCAATAAGATTTGCATTACGTTTTGACATAATGGAGAACGGTGACATTTCAATTAAGCCATCTCCCTTCAATTACTCCATAACTCCGTAGCAGAGGCATTAACCTTTGAGAGGAACCCGTCACATTTGTCTTGGCATTGAAATTATCTGACATTGACAGCATCATCTTTGCTTTCCCTGGAACTAATGTTTTCCAGTTTCACGCTGTGCCCTTTCCTCTTTAGATCATGAGTGTCGCTGCAGAAAGGGCAGCTGTGACCAAAAGCTGAGTCCCCcctggtgctggtgggtgacCCATGGTGGaataaatcacaaaataaatctTTGCCAAGAGCCTGAGATGGACCCAGTGGGCAGGTGCCTTCTCATGGAAGTCTTCCCAAAAGCTGCCAAGCTTTTTGACTGCCAAGCCAAATGGATGTCCTTGTAGTTGATCACTGGAGTCAGTGGAAAGGCTCCCTGCAGGCTCTGTGATCAGAGGAGCAGTTTAGCATGGAAAAAATAGGTCTGCTGGAGAACTCCAGACTTTGCAGTGTAGGTTCTGTCCCTTTCTACTGAACTGTGCAAATGATCAGAGCATTACCTGTACCAATGTCAGCCACCCACAGGCTGTACAGTGCGACACACGTTCAGCATTTGCAGGCTCAGGGTGTTTGTGGAACAGATCAGAAGCTCAGAGAATGTTTTATCCTAAAGCCACAAGGGTGCTCCTTGATATACAGGATCTGAAAACACAATACCCTTGCCTTCATCtctaaatttcctttttttatatatatattttacaggAATTCTTATTGATGCCTTTGGGGACTATAAATATATGTTCATTAAATGTGGAGCTGTGATGGTCCTGGCAGGAACCTTCCTGTTCATcatgaattattataattatcgTATGCTTGccaaggaagagaaggaaagaaagacaaaagaagagGATCCTAAATCTgtaagaacagaaaatgaaggcaaaaaaaactGGAACAAAGACTCTACACAGGATGGCCCTGAGCTGGAACCTttgagggagaagggagaaggagtACAGAAGGAAATGAATGGCACAATTGAAGTTTAAACCTGTTCTCATGGGTTGAATGGGAAATGACTTCTGGGTTGCTCAAGTGAGCACCAGCTGTGAAATCACACtaggttttaaaattttactctCTTCTCTGCCATGTACATCCTCTTCTTTGTTGTAAGAGAAGACTAGAACAGAAACTGATTCCTATAAACTGCTGGGACACTGCAGTATCCACTTGCATACCAAAGGGCCTGcaagattttcctttaaatattccttatttcccagagaaaagggaaaggtgaTGTTTTGCAGGGGGCCAGGACGAAGTTGACATGAGACAGGAGTCCTTCTTCATTCAGGTGTtttgtctgtgcagggcagaaaTTTAGTCTTAAGCTTAGCCCTTGACCTACATTCAAACAGTGCAAGTTTAATTTTTCCCTAGGAGGTTATACAGCCCTTATTATCCAATTTCTGTGTGCCTTACCACTTCTAGAGAGCTTTTTCTTTACAACACCCTGTCGAGACAGTAAGTGTTGCCACTATTAATTAATTGTACAAATGAAAACCTGAAGCACGGAGGAGCTTTGGGCATCATTGCATCAGTGAATAAAGCTTAGGTGTGCCAGAGCTGAAATGGAATCCAGTGCCCCGAGTTAGTTGCCTAAAAGCCCTGCCAAGCACAGGTATTCCCGTGCCAGAAAACAGGGAATACAACGGACAGTGGTGCATTAAGCCCCAGCCTGCTCCTCAGTGCACTGTGCTCACTGTGTGCCTCACACTACTCAGGATCAATGATTTTGAACACTGTCTCAGAGCTGGGAcactgtgcctttttttttttttttttcaaccagcTTCAGTTGCATCCATCCTGGAGGGGATCCAAACCCAGCTGCCTCCCCCTTGTCTGGGCTGGAGTAGGCACCTCCCTGGTGCTGGCACTGCAATTCCTGCTGGCCTCCTGCCACCCTGCTGCGTTAAGGAAAGTTTGCCCTGGTCAGTGGTGCAGAGGCGGAGCTGAGACCACTCAGCTCTCGTCCTGTGGTGATAATTGTGATCTGGGAAGATCTGCACTCTGCTGTCTTTTATACCAAGCACCTGGTGCCCGAGAGCTGTGGATGCCGAGCATGGCATCATGGAGTTGAATCACCAGGCTTCTGTGGAATGTCATGGATTTGATTAGATAAAAAGCaagggcttttcaggcagatcACCCAAATCCAAAGCTAAAACTAGTCCAAAGGTcagttctcctttttttttgcttcaatGGTACCCATATGAGAtcagataatattttttcttcgAAGAACTGTATTTTCTTGTCACTTGTGTACACAATATGAAGAAAGCCttgtaaaaatactttaataaataCACTCTACTCTTAAAATTAGATCATTCGTATCTTCTTGcacaaaagcttttctgtgaattcttttttttctttgaagaataGTGGCATTTGACTTCAGTGGGATTTAAATTTTAGCCTTATGTCATAACttgtattttctctgaaaaaaatcccaaatctatATGAAATAATTAGGCCTTCAGTGCTTTTTTAATACCCTTTATTTCTGTCAAATATATCTAtgatatttcactgaaaaaggCATTAATATAAGGTCATGAATATTTTCCAATATGCCTTCTGTCATGTACTGTCATatacttaataaaacaattttaaaaaat encodes:
- the LOC120758266 gene encoding monocarboxylate transporter 2-like; this translates as MPAPAEAGRAPGPPDGGWGWVVLVGAFVSIGFAYAFPKGLAIFFKEIQDFFGTSYSEIAWVSSISLATTYGAGPISSILVNRYGSRPVVMFGGLLCGVGMISAAFCTSILQLYICVGFITGFGLALNLQPSVIIIGKYFLKRRPIANGLAMAGSPVMLCTLALLNQFLFDNFGWRGSFLILGAILLNCCVAGALFRPIGARTALVTAPVTEEGKDAVKRNITEDGPVENKPEEEGGKDCFEKINQYLDFSLFKHRGFLIYLIGNVLMFLGFFAPIVFLAPYAKHTGIDDYSAAFLLSILAIVDMFARPLTGIIANSRWVRPRIQYFFSFAIAFNGACHLLCPLASSYTGLIVYSSFFGLAFGMVCAMLFETLMDLVGAARFTSAVGLVTIAECCTILLGPPIGGILIDAFGDYKYMFIKCGAVMVLAGTFLFIMNYYNYRMLAKEEKERKTKEEDPKSVRTENEGKKNWNKDSTQDGPELEPLREKGEGVQKEMNGTIEV